A region of Plasmodium falciparum 3D7 genome assembly, chromosome: 12 DNA encodes the following proteins:
- a CDS encoding ribulose-phosphate 3-epimerase, putative, protein MGTLKAIIAPSVLASNISKLAEETQRMESLGAEWIHLDVMDMHFVPNLSFGPPVINNLKKYTKSIFFDVHLMVEYPEKYVPLLKTSNQLTFHFEALNEDTERCIQLAKEIRDNNLWCGISIKPKTDVQKLVPILDTNLINTVLVMTVEPGFGGQSFMHDMMGKVSFLRKKYKNLNIQVDGGLNIETTEISASHGANIIVAGTSIFNAEDPKYVIDTMRVSVQKYLNN, encoded by the coding sequence ATGGGTACGTTAAAAGCTATAATTGCCCCTTCAGTACTTGCATCCAATATAAGCAAATTAGCTGAAGAAACACAACGAATGGAATCTTTGGGTGCAGAATGGATCCATTTAGATGTTATGGATATGCATTTTGTTCCTAATTTATCCTTTGGTCCACctgttattaataatttaaaaaaatatacaaaaagtattttttttgatgtaCACTTAATGGTTGAATATCCAGAAAAATATGTACCATTGTTAAAAACATCAAATCAACTAACTTTTCATTTTGAAGCATTAAATGAAGATACCGAAAGATGTATACAATTAGCCAAAGAAATTAgagataataatttatggTGTGGAATTTCTATCAAACCTAAAACTGATGTACAAAAATTAGTTCCCATATTAGATactaatttaataaatacagTTTTAGTTATGACTGTTGAACCAGGTTTTGGAGGGCAATCATTTATGCATGATATGATGGGGAAAGTTTCATTtcttagaaaaaaatataaaaatttaaatattcaagTTGATGGAGGATTAAATATAGAAACCACCGAAATTTCTGCTTCTCATGGAGCCAATATTATTGTTGCGGGAACTAGTATTTTTAATGCGGAGGATCCAAAATATGTTATTGACACAATGAGAGTATCAGTACAGAAATATTtgaataattaa